AGATCATCCAAAACTCTTACAATTTGTTGAATCCGTTCATATCTCATCATTAACACCGTGATAACATCCATCGTGTCTGTAGACTTCCATTATTGGCATTGGACTTCATCATCAAGTTCCTCATCATACTGTGCAAGTAAAAAGCCTTCTAGTGCTTGAGACCCAGGACATTGTTCACAACGATGCAACATGCACATTTTGTTCTCCGTGCTGCACACTATTTtgtcaatcaatgttttgtatgtttcattgttgttggcAGCAGCAACCAGATTGATTGCATTTTAATTTTGGATACACACAGACAGAATGAGTGCCTTTggaccaatgttccctctaagctgcgcgctgtgcgcaaatgcgcactgctgacacggtctccgcgcacagaaaatctgtgctgcgcacaagaaaaaaatctaacctgaattgaaattaaaataaacgcataattatGGCCACAatgcgcacgtggcacgtgAAATAATTCGTGAATAACACGTGAAAtaccttcagaaataaagatattaaagaaaatcataaagcGTGACCAGTGCTCACTAGCTAAAAGCCATCGTGtggcaaaaatatcaaatttgaataactcgaaaacgcctggagatattttcaaaattttttttttaatcttctgctttttccaaggtctataacatatattgaaattatcaaaatccaaGAGTAGTGGCACAATCCAAGAGTAGtggttacaaattttacaaaaattggttgattatacatggaatgactcaaaataaaattttctgtgaATGCCATTATTCCAAAATCTGTGCCTCTGCATGCACAATTTTTCATCGAAAACTGCTATAGGATTACTTTCCAGTCTGGCAACTATGTATATATTATAGGCCCAGATTGAAAAGTGTGCTGCTTTTGGAAGTGAAATTCCCGcacaacaaaatgaaacaatagcTATTATATGCGCAATCAATTTTAATCTCCCTGCTTTTAGCAAACTTCCAAATCTGATAAAGTGTTTTGAATCAGGTGTTTtaagataaaattaaaacggaaaaaaattgcttgaatgaatataaagttaacaatGAGTATGGGTTGGGCTACAATCTATTTGTGTTATGTGCAGTAGGCTGGTACAGTAGTGCCAAGTTTCTGGAACATGCCCTAGTTTAAAAATTACTCTGATTTGAGTTTAATTGgagttaaatttcaaacatttttttctgttatcgatCAGGTTATTCACTAACACACTATTAAAGATGGCTCAGCGGTTTACTTACGATGAAAAGGGGTCGACCTTTCTCTACTTTTTACTCTCATTTTTCGCCATGATCTTGATCCCATTCACCTTCTTCATGTGGCCGAAGGGTGTTAAGGATGAGGAGAAACGTCTGCGGAATCAATGTCGGATCCACGGGAAGAGCAAATGGTACAAGAAGGAGCAGGATAATTTTAGGAAGAAAAAGTCGAAACCTAATTTGCGCAAGATTTTTCTTCTGCTGTGCTGGGTCGGATTCTTTGTGCTCGTGTACAAAGTGTCAAATATCGAGCACGACTTTGTTGAATACGACCCATACGAGGTGCTAAGCATCGACCGAGAGGCatcaaaaattgaaatcaagaAACGATATCGTCAGCTTTCTCTTGAGAACCACCCAGATAAAGGTGGGAGCTCTGAAATGTTTATGAAAATTCGTAAAGCTTATGAAGCTCTTACTGACGAGGAGACGATGAAAAATTGGAAAGAGCATGGCAACCCAGATGGTCCTCAGGCAATGGAGTTTGGAATCGCTCTGCCAAAATGGATTGTAGAATCCCACAACTCTATCTTTGTTCTGGGAATTTACGTTGTCTTACTCATGATTGTCTTGCCGACCATTGTTGGTATCTGGTGGAATCGATCGATCAAGTACAGCAAGGAGGAAGTCCTCCTAAATACCACCCAGTTGTATTACTACTTCTTCAATAAAACGCCGAATATGAACTTGAAGCGAGCACAAATGGTCTTGTCTGCTTCGTTTGAGTTTTGTCGGGAATACAACTCTGAAGTTCGTGCATCTACGCCAAAAGATAATGAAGACATTCCAGACCTTATCAGGACTTTGGAGCTCATGTCAATCAGCGAGAATGCCAAGGAGAGACCACTAAACTTCCCGTATAGTGTGAAGGCTCGCGTTTTAATGTATTGCCATTTATGTCACATTGAAATGCCATCGGCCGAGCTGGAAGTTGATTTGGAATATATTTTGTCAAAGACTCCGCTTTTGGTACAAGAGATGGTGAGCTGTATAGCCCAGTTGACTGTCTATGCTCATTGGAATAAAGCATCCATGCCACGGCTGGAATCACTAGAGAATGTCATGAAGATGTGCCCAATGATGGTGCAAGGTCTTCGAGAAACAAAATCTCCGTTATTGCAATTGCCATACTTCAACGAGGATTTTGTGAAGTTTTGTCACATGCACAAGAAAGCGACGGTACGAAACCTGCGCTCCCTCGCGATGCTGAAGGACTCTGAACGACGCCAGGTCTTGAGAAGGATGGGTGATGAGGAGTACGAAACGCTGGTCACTGTCATGAAGAGCTTTCCGGATGTTGAAATTCACGCAGAGATGGTTGTAATGGATGACGAGGACAAAAACGTCATTACGGCCGGTGCAATTGTCACCGTGACGTTGACAATGATTCGAAGATCGTTGGGAGATTTGAACGACGAAGATGAAAATGGTAACAGAGAGAGTCGTAGTGCAGGAGTGGAAGATGATGTGGAAGATGAAAATTCTGAGCAGCAGCAGCAACAAGTGAAGTTAAAGCCGTGGGAGAaacagaagaagaagaagaatgTGAAGAAGAAAAAGGCGGCCAAAGGTGGAAAAAAGACGGCCAAGAAAGTGGAAAAGCAGAAACCCGAATCTGTCGCTGGTGAGGGAGAGTCATCAAATGCGAGGAGAGACAATGACTCTTCTCATAGCGAAGAAGAGAGAGATGATGAGTCAGAGGATGAAGCACCAGCTGCCACATCCAATGATGAAGAACGAGAAGAACAGGAATGGCGTGAAATGCAAGCTGCGGCGAAGAAGAAGGAACAAATTGCTTTGTCAGGTCAGGTTTATGTTTTTATCGTTAACATGAAATACTGATAATTTGCGGCAACAATTCAAGATTATAAGTTAAATCATAGCATCGTAAATAACCTTTCTTACATTTGATAGATGGTTGAAGTTCTTGCAATAATTACCTCGATAAACTTAAATTGCTAATAAGTCATAAAATGTTATCTTCTTTTCATCTAACTCAAACTATCAGATCCTGATCTTGACATAATGCCTGTTATAAAACCTATAGCAATTTCAGCCAGCTTGAAACTcactaacttgaaatttttatcaaaacccAAATTCTGTTTGTCATGCTCCAAAAATCATTATTTAGAATTTAGTGAAAGAAATGTCATGTCACATGTCAATTTTCCCACAGTCTTCTTATTCTGCacataacatttttatgtttaattgGTGCAGTGCTGTCAACAAACTACAAAGCTAGCAAGCGTATATTATGCATGATGTCATTGATCTAAACCCAATAGCATTTAAAGCAAGTCCAATGTTGCTCTTTACATTGCAGGAAGCAAAAGAACGCACACGGTGTATGCCCCCATGTTTCCGACAGAGAAGCAGGAATGGTGGTGGGCGTACATCTGCGATCGGAAGCATCACCTCCTCTTAACAGCCCCAGTCCTCATCACGAACCTCATCGACGATGCCACCATCGACATGAAGTTTCCGGCGCCACAGAAGCCAGGTCGCTACACATACACGGTGTGGTTTCGATCCGATTCGTACCTGGACTGCGATCAAAAGCAAGACATTAAGTTGGATGTCCACGAGGCGAAGGAAGTGGAAGATCATCCTCAATGGAACATCAGCTCGGATGAGGAAGGTGGAGGCGAGAGCGAAGATGAGGGAATTTCATCCGAGGATCAATCTTCATCTGATGGGGAGTGATTTTGATCCAATAATCCTGTCTGTTGTGATGGTGATAGCAGATTCTGTTGTATGTATCACATCCTGCAAATACCTTGCATGTTAAAAAATTCAGATTTctttcttccattttttttgcattgcaTTGCATACAAGAATATACTGCGGTGTTTTTTAACTGTCAATAGATATTTCCGTTCATATTTTTGAGCTGCTTCTTGGAAAAAGATTACAATTTTTGATACGTGCAATCTGGTGATTTTGCTTGTTCTGTTTTCTATGTTGTAGGTATTTATCGTTCCTAGCTCGACAGAAAAATGTGTTGACGCAATCCATGAAATTCTGAAATTTACGTAAGATTTTATAGGAttcaaatttctaaaaaaatgtatttattgtttaattttttcttatcGTTCATTCTGTATTTCCTGCCCTCTACAAATCTTGAAATGAGCCAAAGCCAGCAGACACCAAcatcatatttattttactcATCTTAGACATCGGTGGTCGACCAAGTCctaaatttcttgtttgttttttctgtgGAAgtagttattttatttctgGCCACTTTCTTTGGTGAGATTTGTGCGTGTTtggagaaaataaaaattttagacCTCGCTGAAATGTGGTCGTTGTTTCTTATTGAAGGTTACCGCCCGTTGGCGCTAGGGAGTTAGTTTCGATGTTTGTTATACCAGACATGAGCAACGACGTGTTGCGGCGAAAAGACGAGACTTGAGGTAAACTTGTTTGAACCGGTGACGTCACACTCACAAGTAAGATTTATCGTATGTTCGGTAACAATAGCGAAAGTTTTATCTGAGTTTAAAATGTTGTAGTGGAAAAATTATCGCCCATACTTTGAAGTTTGAATCCAGCACCAATCACCCGCTAATCGTTGGACCATTTTCCGTCACCAATAGCGATGACTGTATGCAGTCGATCTCCACTAATTACTAAATAAATGTGTACGAGAAAAACAAACCGGTCGGATGACTTTAAGTGTCTAAACTTTTCCACGGCTTAGCATTCCAATTTAAAAATGGTAATTCGATCCGAATAATTCTGAAACTTGTGgatattttaaacatattcTCGCTTCTAACAGCAGagcatttatttttttcttagtTCTTTTCTGtatgcaagtttttttttctagttTTATGTAAAACCAACAGGCACTTAcgacataattttatttcttg
The Clavelina lepadiformis chromosome 4, kaClaLepa1.1, whole genome shotgun sequence DNA segment above includes these coding regions:
- the LOC143453205 gene encoding translocation protein SEC63 homolog — encoded protein: MAQRFTYDEKGSTFLYFLLSFFAMILIPFTFFMWPKGVKDEEKRLRNQCRIHGKSKWYKKEQDNFRKKKSKPNLRKIFLLLCWVGFFVLVYKVSNIEHDFVEYDPYEVLSIDREASKIEIKKRYRQLSLENHPDKGGSSEMFMKIRKAYEALTDEETMKNWKEHGNPDGPQAMEFGIALPKWIVESHNSIFVLGIYVVLLMIVLPTIVGIWWNRSIKYSKEEVLLNTTQLYYYFFNKTPNMNLKRAQMVLSASFEFCREYNSEVRASTPKDNEDIPDLIRTLELMSISENAKERPLNFPYSVKARVLMYCHLCHIEMPSAELEVDLEYILSKTPLLVQEMVSCIAQLTVYAHWNKASMPRLESLENVMKMCPMMVQGLRETKSPLLQLPYFNEDFVKFCHMHKKATVRNLRSLAMLKDSERRQVLRRMGDEEYETLVTVMKSFPDVEIHAEMVVMDDEDKNVITAGAIVTVTLTMIRRSLGDLNDEDENGNRESRSAGVEDDVEDENSEQQQQQVKLKPWEKQKKKKNVKKKKAAKGGKKTAKKVEKQKPESVAGEGESSNARRDNDSSHSEEERDDESEDEAPAATSNDEEREEQEWREMQAAAKKKEQIALSGSKRTHTVYAPMFPTEKQEWWWAYICDRKHHLLLTAPVLITNLIDDATIDMKFPAPQKPGRYTYTVWFRSDSYLDCDQKQDIKLDVHEAKEVEDHPQWNISSDEEGGGESEDEGISSEDQSSSDGE